A genomic window from Leisingera sp. M658 includes:
- a CDS encoding FAD-dependent oxidoreductase codes for MKSHYRAVVIGGGVVGASVLYHLAKFGWTDVCLIERSVLTAGSSWHAAGGFHALNADPNIASLQAYTIDLLSEIEQESGQPVGMHMTGGMTLAGTPDRWEWLQSAYRTFQSIGIDDCRLITPQEAGELCPIMSTEGILGGMWADREGYVDTTGTVHAYAGAAKKRGAEVIENNRVLELHQVDDGWQIVTEKGTIHAEHVVNAAGLWAKQVGRMAGVELPVSPLNHHYLISDTIPELEQLDFEVPMTVDLEGFTYMRQDQKGILLGIYEIDHQHWMMDGAPWEYGFELQQEDPDRIERELTLGFERYPALQHTGVKTWVNGAFTFAPDGNPLVGSVRGKPGYWCACGVMAGFLQGGGVGKSLAEWMIHGEPEADVFGMDVARFGDYAQNKRFIKETTGQFYTRRFVMTYPNEQLPAGRPLKKAPAYSDMTAAGCRWGASYGLEIPLYFAPSEDFTETPTLKRSNAFEIVADECKAVRGAVGLLDISAFSRFEVSGAGAEAWLNRIMASKLPKPGRAKLAPMLSSKGRLKGDLTVFNWGDGSWWIMGSYYLREWHMRWFQDHMGEDVGVRDVTDAITGFSLSGPNSRKVLEKLTDAPIADLPFMGCGTFDIGMLRLKAGRLSVAGELGYELHCSAAEHITLREVLLEAGADLGLREVGFNALLSLRLEKSFGIWSAEFTQGYTAAQTGMDRWIDWDKDFIGREAALKEREAGGPAQVVVTLEIEATDADASGYEPVWQGGTRVGFVTSGGYGHSTGKSLAMAMVNRDAAAEGTELTLHIVGQERAARVIAPSPYDPSGTAMRG; via the coding sequence ATGAAGTCGCACTATCGTGCCGTTGTCATCGGGGGCGGCGTTGTCGGCGCCTCCGTCCTTTATCACCTGGCCAAGTTCGGCTGGACCGACGTCTGCCTGATCGAACGCTCGGTGCTGACCGCCGGGTCCAGCTGGCACGCCGCGGGCGGGTTTCATGCGCTGAACGCCGACCCGAACATCGCCTCGTTGCAGGCGTACACCATCGACCTCCTGTCCGAGATCGAACAGGAATCCGGCCAGCCCGTCGGCATGCATATGACCGGCGGCATGACCCTGGCAGGCACGCCCGACCGCTGGGAATGGCTGCAATCGGCCTATCGCACTTTCCAATCCATCGGCATCGACGATTGCCGCCTGATCACCCCGCAGGAGGCGGGTGAGCTGTGCCCGATCATGTCCACCGAGGGCATCCTCGGCGGCATGTGGGCCGACCGCGAGGGCTATGTGGATACCACCGGCACCGTGCATGCCTATGCGGGTGCTGCCAAGAAACGTGGTGCGGAAGTCATTGAAAACAATCGCGTGCTGGAACTGCATCAGGTGGACGATGGCTGGCAGATCGTCACAGAAAAGGGCACCATTCACGCCGAACATGTGGTCAACGCCGCCGGTCTCTGGGCCAAACAGGTGGGCCGCATGGCGGGCGTCGAGCTGCCGGTCTCGCCGCTGAACCACCACTATCTGATCTCCGATACCATCCCCGAACTGGAACAGCTCGATTTTGAGGTGCCGATGACCGTCGACCTTGAAGGGTTCACCTATATGCGTCAGGACCAAAAGGGCATCCTTCTTGGTATCTACGAGATTGACCACCAGCACTGGATGATGGACGGCGCGCCCTGGGAATACGGGTTCGAGCTGCAGCAGGAAGACCCCGACCGGATCGAACGCGAACTGACCCTGGGGTTTGAGCGCTACCCGGCCCTGCAGCATACCGGCGTCAAGACCTGGGTCAACGGTGCCTTCACCTTTGCGCCTGACGGCAACCCGCTGGTCGGTTCGGTGCGCGGCAAACCCGGCTACTGGTGCGCCTGCGGCGTGATGGCAGGCTTCCTGCAGGGCGGCGGTGTCGGCAAATCGCTGGCTGAGTGGATGATCCATGGCGAGCCGGAGGCGGATGTGTTTGGCATGGATGTGGCGCGTTTCGGCGACTACGCCCAGAACAAGCGCTTTATCAAGGAGACCACCGGCCAGTTCTACACCCGCCGCTTTGTCATGACCTACCCCAACGAGCAGCTGCCCGCAGGCCGCCCTCTGAAGAAAGCCCCAGCCTACTCGGACATGACCGCCGCAGGCTGCCGCTGGGGCGCCAGCTACGGGCTGGAAATCCCGCTCTATTTCGCCCCGTCAGAAGATTTCACCGAAACCCCGACCCTGAAACGCTCCAACGCGTTTGAAATCGTGGCAGATGAATGCAAGGCGGTGCGCGGGGCGGTAGGCCTCTTGGACATCTCCGCCTTCTCCCGGTTCGAGGTTTCGGGTGCAGGCGCCGAGGCCTGGCTCAACCGCATCATGGCGTCAAAACTGCCCAAGCCGGGCCGCGCCAAACTGGCGCCGATGCTGTCATCCAAAGGCCGCCTCAAGGGCGACCTCACGGTGTTCAACTGGGGTGACGGCAGCTGGTGGATCATGGGCAGTTACTACCTGCGCGAATGGCACATGCGCTGGTTCCAGGACCACATGGGCGAAGACGTCGGGGTGCGCGACGTGACCGATGCCATTACCGGCTTCAGCCTGTCCGGCCCGAACAGCCGCAAAGTGCTGGAAAAGCTGACAGATGCCCCCATCGCCGACCTGCCGTTCATGGGTTGCGGCACCTTCGACATTGGCATGCTGCGCCTCAAGGCGGGCCGCCTCTCTGTCGCGGGGGAGCTGGGCTATGAGCTTCATTGCTCCGCCGCCGAGCACATCACCCTGCGCGAGGTCCTGCTGGAGGCTGGCGCGGATCTGGGGCTGCGCGAAGTCGGCTTCAATGCGCTGCTGAGCCTGCGGCTGGAGAAAAGCTTTGGCATCTGGAGCGCCGAATTCACCCAAGGCTACACCGCCGCGCAAACCGGCATGGACCGCTGGATCGACTGGGACAAGGACTTCATCGGCCGCGAAGCGGCATTGAAGGAACGCGAGGCAGGCGGCCCGGCGCAGGTCGTTGTGACGCTGGAAATCGAGGCGACGGACGCAGACGCCAGCGGCTACGAACCCGTCTGGCAGGGCGGCACCCGCGTCGGCTTTGTCACCTCGGGCGGCTATGGCCACAGCACCGGAAAATCGCTGGCAATGGCAATGGTGAACCGCGATGCAGCCGCAGAAGGCACTGAATTGACCCTGCACATCGTCGGCCAGGAACGCGCCGCGCGGGTGATTGCGCCCTCACCCTACGACCCGTCCGGCACAGCGATGAGAGGCTGA
- a CDS encoding trimethylamine methyltransferase family protein: MTLETNGTTRIRRRTRKSAAAPAPQRKVNYRQLKNPFPLMEVFPAHQIAEMHETALKMLEELGMKVLLPEARRIYAKAGARVDETSEMVYIGRDIIEAALATAPRSITCRAGARERDITLELGSLVFQAGAGAPNATDLERGRRPGSAQDYLEYLQLTHHFDVFHMISPQVEPQDVPMHLRHYFTTEAQMTRTDKFPFIFSRGTPQVMDCFEMIRDFRGLSDAEFRSEPRCYTIINTNSPRTLDIPMAQGLIDFARHGQVSIITPFTLMGAMAPITVAGAITLSHAEVLAALTLTQLTNPGAPVCYGTFTSNVDMKSGAPAFGTPSHFQASLAAGQLARFLGLPWRSAAGSASNSNDVQAANENQMGLWGCLMAGATVIIHSAGWLEGGLSVSYEKLITDAEVLNMIAELCAGAQAGADEIGYGTAIKQVEPSGHFFAAPQTMDRYSTEFYEPVVHDYANFGTWTERGALDANQRATRVWKDILAHDNRPKTDDTRVEALKSFIAKRTADGGAPPES, encoded by the coding sequence ATGACTCTTGAGACCAACGGCACTACCCGCATACGCCGCCGGACCCGTAAATCCGCCGCCGCCCCTGCTCCGCAGCGCAAGGTGAACTACCGCCAGCTGAAAAACCCCTTTCCGCTGATGGAGGTGTTCCCGGCGCATCAGATCGCGGAGATGCATGAAACCGCGCTGAAAATGCTGGAAGAGCTGGGCATGAAGGTGCTGCTGCCCGAGGCCCGCAGGATCTATGCCAAGGCCGGCGCCCGCGTCGATGAAACCAGCGAAATGGTCTATATCGGCCGCGACATCATCGAGGCGGCGCTGGCCACCGCGCCCCGTTCGATCACCTGCCGGGCCGGTGCCCGTGAGCGGGATATCACGCTGGAGCTGGGCAGCCTGGTGTTTCAGGCGGGCGCTGGCGCCCCCAATGCCACCGATCTGGAGCGCGGACGCCGCCCTGGATCAGCGCAGGATTATTTAGAATACCTGCAGCTTACCCATCATTTCGACGTCTTCCACATGATCTCTCCCCAGGTGGAGCCGCAGGACGTGCCGATGCATCTGCGCCATTACTTCACCACCGAGGCGCAGATGACCCGGACCGACAAGTTCCCCTTCATCTTCTCACGCGGGACACCGCAGGTGATGGATTGTTTTGAGATGATCCGCGACTTTCGCGGGTTGTCGGATGCGGAGTTCCGGTCCGAGCCGCGCTGCTACACCATCATCAACACCAACAGCCCGCGCACGCTGGACATTCCGATGGCGCAGGGGCTGATCGACTTTGCACGCCACGGGCAAGTGTCGATCATCACGCCCTTCACGCTGATGGGGGCAATGGCACCGATCACCGTTGCGGGCGCCATCACCCTTAGCCATGCCGAGGTGCTGGCCGCCCTGACGCTGACCCAGCTGACCAACCCCGGCGCACCGGTCTGTTACGGCACTTTCACTTCCAACGTGGACATGAAATCCGGCGCGCCTGCCTTTGGCACCCCGTCGCATTTCCAGGCCTCCTTGGCGGCAGGCCAGCTGGCGCGCTTCCTTGGTCTGCCGTGGCGGTCGGCGGCCGGGTCGGCCTCAAACAGCAATGACGTGCAGGCGGCAAATGAAAACCAGATGGGCCTCTGGGGCTGCCTGATGGCTGGCGCCACGGTAATCATACACTCGGCTGGCTGGCTGGAGGGCGGGCTGTCGGTGTCTTATGAAAAGCTGATCACCGACGCCGAAGTGCTGAACATGATTGCCGAGCTGTGCGCCGGCGCCCAGGCAGGTGCGGACGAGATCGGCTACGGCACTGCAATCAAGCAGGTGGAGCCAAGCGGCCATTTCTTTGCTGCGCCCCAGACCATGGACCGCTACAGCACCGAATTCTATGAGCCGGTGGTGCATGACTACGCCAATTTCGGCACCTGGACCGAGCGCGGGGCGTTGGACGCCAACCAGCGCGCAACCCGGGTCTGGAAGGACATCCTGGCCCATGATAACCGGCCCAAGACTGACGACACCCGCGTTGAGGCCTTGAAAAGCTTCATCGCAAAGCGCACCGCAGACGGCGGCGCCCCGCCGGAGAGCTGA
- a CDS encoding TetR/AcrR family transcriptional regulator, which produces MAKRAAPVLHRDNPDKEPLSGHVKVTPEDWLNVARDLLISDGVAGVKVLAIGERLGVSRSSFYWYFKSRKHLLEALLDDWEARNTDPILTHCELPAGNISWAVCNFFRCFVDPDLFDASLDFAVREWSRRDGKVRNRIDAADALRLEAVTAMFMRHGYTPYEADSRSRILYFMQCGYHALEVREPMQARTARLEGYLLGFTGAEPDPEAVAAARAFAEGKMAP; this is translated from the coding sequence ATGGCCAAACGCGCCGCCCCGGTGCTGCACCGGGACAACCCGGACAAGGAACCCCTCAGCGGCCATGTGAAGGTCACGCCGGAAGACTGGCTGAACGTGGCCCGCGACCTGCTGATCAGCGACGGGGTGGCAGGCGTCAAGGTGCTGGCCATCGGCGAGCGGCTCGGCGTCTCGCGCTCCAGCTTCTACTGGTACTTCAAAAGCCGCAAACACCTGCTGGAGGCGCTGCTGGACGATTGGGAGGCGCGCAATACCGATCCGATCCTGACCCATTGCGAATTGCCGGCCGGCAATATTTCCTGGGCGGTCTGCAATTTCTTCCGCTGTTTTGTCGATCCCGATCTGTTTGACGCCAGTCTGGATTTTGCAGTGCGGGAATGGTCCCGGCGCGACGGCAAGGTGCGCAACCGGATCGATGCGGCAGATGCGCTGCGGCTGGAGGCGGTCACCGCCATGTTCATGCGCCACGGGTATACACCGTATGAGGCCGATTCCCGCTCGCGGATCCTGTATTTCATGCAATGCGGCTATCACGCACTGGAAGTCCGCGAACCGATGCAGGCCCGCACCGCGCGGCTGGAAGGATACCTGCTGGGGTTCACCGGGGCAGAGCCTGATCCGGAGGCGGTCGCAGCCGCCCGGGCCTTTGCCGAGGGCAAGATGGCCCCCTGA
- the speB gene encoding agmatinase yields the protein MSGHGYEAGRLNLPFVGIATFSKKPYVEDWDSINADVAILGAPFDSGCQFRPGARFGPRAVREASTLFSFGHAGAYDHEDDATYLGEDVRIVDLGDADIIHTKTEESHANIEYGVKKILAAGALPVTIGGDHSINIPCISAFAGDCAGNGPIHVVQIDAHLDFVDVRHGVTDGHGNPMRRAIEKEYVSGMTQLGIRNVSSTAREGYSDARARGSDILSVRQVRKLGTNAVLARIPEGARYYVTIDIDAFCPSIAPGTGTPSHGGFQYYDVLEILQGLSKRGDVAGIDLVEVAPAYDPSESTQILAAQLLLNFIGFIFHNRR from the coding sequence ATGTCTGGACACGGTTACGAAGCCGGCCGCCTGAACCTGCCCTTTGTCGGCATCGCCACCTTCAGCAAGAAACCCTATGTCGAGGATTGGGACAGCATAAACGCTGACGTCGCCATCCTTGGCGCGCCGTTTGATTCCGGCTGCCAGTTCCGCCCGGGCGCGCGTTTCGGCCCGCGCGCAGTGCGCGAGGCCTCGACGCTGTTCAGCTTCGGCCATGCCGGCGCTTACGACCACGAAGATGACGCCACCTATCTGGGCGAAGATGTGCGGATCGTCGATCTGGGCGATGCTGACATCATCCACACCAAGACTGAGGAAAGCCACGCCAATATCGAATACGGCGTGAAGAAGATCCTGGCGGCTGGCGCCTTGCCCGTCACGATCGGCGGCGATCATTCGATCAACATTCCCTGCATCAGCGCCTTTGCCGGAGACTGCGCCGGAAACGGCCCGATCCATGTGGTGCAGATCGACGCGCATCTGGATTTTGTTGACGTGCGGCACGGGGTTACGGACGGACACGGCAACCCGATGCGCCGGGCGATTGAAAAAGAATACGTCTCCGGTATGACCCAGCTGGGCATTCGCAATGTGTCCTCCACCGCCCGCGAAGGGTATAGCGACGCACGGGCGCGCGGCTCGGACATTCTGTCGGTGCGCCAGGTGCGCAAGCTGGGGACAAATGCGGTGCTGGCGCGCATCCCCGAAGGTGCCCGCTATTACGTCACCATTGACATCGACGCCTTCTGCCCGTCGATTGCGCCGGGCACCGGCACGCCGAGCCATGGCGGTTTCCAGTATTACGACGTTCTGGAAATCCTGCAGGGCCTCAGCAAACGCGGCGATGTTGCCGGTATCGACCTGGTGGAAGTGGCCCCAGCCTATGACCCTTCGGAAAGCACTCAGATTCTGGCCGCACAGCTGTTGTTGAACTTCATCGGCTTCATCTTCCACAACCGGCGCTAA
- a CDS encoding LysR family transcriptional regulator, which yields MKLLRNTLLETFVTVTDCGGFSDAQYALGITQSAISIRIRDLETALGYRVCERGRGGFRLTERGAIAYQKARSILRSAREFDAELLELRDAVTGDLRIGVVDAVSSLPGLNLAQALRRFLARPNEVRLEIVVASPAGLTQQLISGALNLAIAPFRNQVTDLSYEPLCREEHRLYCGRDHPLFTAPDALINPQEIARYPHCQRSYDRLVSPGLDRPDPTAVVANMEAMAMLIETGQYLGPLPVHFAESRVKAGRFRELAHPQLRWQSAFSLAVRRSQVQRRAVELFGQDIRDACSAAA from the coding sequence ATGAAACTGCTGCGCAACACGCTGCTGGAAACTTTTGTCACCGTGACCGACTGCGGCGGGTTCTCCGATGCGCAATATGCGCTGGGGATCACCCAATCCGCCATCAGCATCCGCATCCGCGACCTGGAAACCGCGCTCGGCTACCGGGTGTGCGAGCGCGGCCGCGGCGGGTTCCGGCTGACGGAACGCGGCGCCATCGCCTATCAGAAGGCCCGCAGCATCCTGCGCAGCGCCCGCGAATTCGACGCCGAACTGCTGGAACTGCGCGATGCGGTCACCGGCGATCTGCGCATCGGCGTGGTCGATGCCGTGAGCAGCCTGCCCGGCCTCAACCTGGCCCAGGCCCTGCGGCGTTTTCTGGCCCGCCCGAACGAGGTGCGGCTGGAAATCGTTGTCGCCTCTCCCGCCGGTTTGACCCAGCAGCTGATTTCAGGCGCGCTGAATCTGGCCATTGCGCCGTTTCGCAACCAGGTCACGGACCTGTCCTATGAGCCGCTGTGCCGCGAAGAGCACCGGCTTTATTGCGGCCGGGACCACCCTTTGTTCACTGCGCCGGATGCGTTGATCAACCCGCAGGAGATCGCCAGGTATCCGCACTGCCAGCGCTCTTATGACAGGCTTGTCTCTCCCGGGCTTGACCGCCCGGATCCAACTGCAGTGGTCGCCAATATGGAAGCGATGGCGATGCTGATCGAGACCGGGCAGTATCTGGGCCCGCTGCCGGTGCATTTCGCGGAAAGCCGGGTCAAGGCGGGCCGGTTCCGGGAGCTGGCGCACCCGCAGTTGCGCTGGCAGTCCGCCTTTTCGCTTGCTGTCCGGCGCAGTCAGGTCCAGCGGCGCGCGGTGGAACTGTTTGGCCAGGATATCCGCGACGCCTGCAGCGCTGCCGCATAA
- a CDS encoding FMN-binding glutamate synthase family protein encodes MSQISSTVLALLEFLSYAFIFVFGAGVLWLVVIYIRDKTQTDSTLRRNYPVVARFRYFFEHMGEFFRQYFFALDREEMPFNRAERSWAYRAAKNVDSTVAFGSTRDLRPAGTVYFANCPFPALEQDAKDPAAVTIGPYARTPYTTASIFNISGMSFGAISVPAVRALSHGAKKAGIWLNTGEGGLSPYHLEGGADIVFQIGTGKFGVRKPGGGFDEDKLRAVAAHDCVRMFELKLSQGAKPGKGGILPGAKVTEEIAAIRGLIPGEDAISPNRHPEVDCVGDLLDMIAYVRDVTGKPVGFKAVVGAYGFVEGLCQEILSRGMESAPDFITIDSADGGTGAAPMSLIDNMGMPLRESLPLTVDILTRYGLRDRIKVCASGKLINPSEVAWAFCAGADFVNSARGFMFALGCIQALQCNKNTCPTGITTHDPKLQFGLDPASKSERVAYYAKNMVKEVGILAHSCGVAEPRLLKRYHARIVMDNGRSVSMEELFPVPEQKHAAE; translated from the coding sequence ATGTCCCAGATATCCAGCACCGTACTGGCGCTGCTCGAATTCCTGTCATATGCGTTCATCTTTGTCTTTGGCGCCGGCGTTTTGTGGCTGGTGGTGATCTACATCCGCGACAAGACCCAGACCGACAGCACCCTGCGCCGCAATTACCCGGTGGTGGCCCGTTTTCGTTATTTCTTTGAACATATGGGGGAGTTTTTCCGGCAGTACTTCTTTGCCCTGGACCGCGAGGAGATGCCCTTCAACCGGGCCGAACGCTCCTGGGCGTACCGCGCGGCCAAAAATGTGGATTCCACCGTCGCCTTTGGCTCCACCCGTGATCTGCGCCCGGCGGGCACGGTCTATTTCGCCAACTGCCCCTTTCCGGCACTGGAGCAGGACGCCAAGGATCCAGCGGCTGTCACTATCGGTCCCTATGCCCGCACGCCGTATACCACCGCGTCGATCTTCAACATTTCCGGCATGAGTTTTGGCGCCATTTCCGTTCCCGCCGTGCGGGCGCTGTCGCATGGCGCCAAAAAGGCGGGCATCTGGCTCAACACCGGCGAGGGCGGATTGTCGCCCTACCACCTGGAGGGCGGCGCCGACATCGTGTTCCAGATCGGCACCGGCAAGTTCGGCGTGCGCAAGCCCGGGGGCGGCTTTGACGAGGATAAGCTGCGCGCGGTCGCGGCGCATGACTGCGTGCGGATGTTCGAACTGAAACTCAGCCAGGGTGCCAAACCGGGTAAGGGCGGCATTCTGCCCGGCGCCAAGGTGACCGAAGAAATCGCCGCCATCCGCGGCCTCATCCCCGGCGAAGACGCGATCAGCCCCAACCGCCACCCCGAAGTTGACTGCGTCGGCGACCTGCTGGACATGATCGCCTATGTCCGCGACGTGACCGGCAAACCGGTGGGCTTCAAGGCGGTGGTCGGCGCTTATGGGTTTGTCGAAGGGCTGTGCCAGGAAATCCTGTCGCGCGGTATGGAAAGCGCCCCGGATTTCATCACCATCGACAGCGCCGACGGCGGCACCGGCGCCGCCCCGATGAGCCTGATCGACAATATGGGCATGCCCCTGCGCGAAAGCCTGCCGCTGACGGTGGACATCCTGACCCGCTATGGCTTGCGCGACCGCATCAAGGTCTGCGCCAGCGGCAAGCTGATCAACCCGTCCGAGGTTGCCTGGGCGTTCTGCGCCGGGGCGGATTTTGTGAACTCGGCGCGCGGTTTCATGTTTGCGCTTGGCTGCATCCAGGCGCTGCAGTGCAACAAGAACACCTGCCCTACCGGCATCACCACCCATGACCCCAAGCTGCAATTCGGCCTGGATCCCGCCAGCAAATCCGAGCGCGTCGCCTATTATGCCAAAAACATGGTCAAGGAGGTCGGCATTCTCGCCCACAGCTGCGGCGTTGCCGAGCCGCGGCTGCTGAAACGATACCACGCGCGGATTGTCATGGATAACGGCCGCTCTGTCTCGATGGAGGAGCTGTTTCCGGTGCCGGAACAGAAACACGCAGCTGAGTAA